A segment of the Fusarium musae strain F31 chromosome 2, whole genome shotgun sequence genome:
TTGTGCTTCGAGTTGACTCATCGACGCACTACGATCGTCTTATCACAAGGTATGTTGCTCATTACATAGCTCTTGTCATTTCGTTCTGGCCTGGAGCAGAGAAACATCCATTTACTGACTCTGTATTTCAGAAACTACCCCGAGTCCAAGCTTCAAGAAAATATTGATTCTGAAATCATGGAAGTTCTCCTCCAAGAGGCTCATGAGGCTTTCGACGAGGAGATTGTTATTGAACTGACAAGCAACACATCCGATGAGATGGACACAAACGTTGATCGTATAGTGGCTTGGCTTGATCAGTGGAAGAAGGATAACGACAAGGAATAACCAAACTTCAGAGGCAACATAAAAGGGATGTATTTGCTACAGGGGGttactataaaaagtctttGGCTTGGGATATTTTGAAGCGTGGACTCGGTTGGTCAAAATAGATTTTTAGATGCAAGCCTAGGGCAGGCTATGAATTGACATGAATCGTTCTACTGGTGGTTCCGTGCCGAGTAAGTGCATATTTTGATGGGCAAACAATCACAGTCATAGTGGGGAGCCTACTGTTCAGCTCGATTATCCCCAGCTGCTATCTCTCATTTAAAGTCACTTCTGTCAGTAAATTTTCTACTTTGCTCGAGTCAAAATGGCTGCACACAAGGTCAACTTCATCACCGGCAACGCCAACAAGTTGCGCGAGGTCAAGGCCATTCTCGAGCCTGAAATCGAGGTCCTCAGCAAATCTATCGATCTCGAAGAGGTTCAGGGTACACTTGAGGAGGTTACAGAATCAAAGTGCCGTAGAGCTGCTGATCTGGTATGTAAACTATCTTATCTATCCTACAAACGCTGTAAAGAAGATGAATTTGTTTAACAATAAAATACAGGTGAAAGGCCCCGTGCTGGTTGAAGACACGGCTCTGTGCTATAACGCTCTGAGCGGTCTTCCCGGGGCGTACATGTGAGATTTGATGCTAAAACGCTGTGAAATATGAATGCTGATGCGATGGCTTTAAAGCAAGTGGTTTATGACTTCGATCGGTCATCAGGGCTTGAACAACCTGTTGGCTGCTTACACTGATAAGTCCGCTGAGGCTGTCTGCACTTTTGGGTACTGTGCTGGACCTGGTGAGAAGGTCATTCTGTTCCAGGGCCGATGCCCAGTAAGAAACTCTCGAGTCCGTCCACTGTGGCTGTGCTGATATGTGATACAGGGCAAGATTGTGCCTCCCCGTGGACCTCCCGATTTCGGTATGTGCTGTGAAAAGAATACATAGTACTAGTGCATGCTGACAGATGAATAGGATGGGATGCCGTCTTTGAGTATGAAGGTCAAACGTATGTAAAGCCTGAATCTGAGCGATGATTTCTGCTAATTGTCATAGTTTTGCTGAGATGGACAAGGCggaaaagaacaagatctCCCATCGTGGCCGAGCTCTGGCCAAGCTCCAGGCTTGGTTCAAGGACCAGCAGTAGATTGCAGTGAACTACGATACAGCAGCGTACTTTGTGAGGCTAGAGTcatataagtataaaggtTAGATGCAATCAAGAACGGGATTACTTACTAGAGCACTTCATACTGGTTGTACTTGCGAAAGTAGTGAGAGCCACGACGGTACGGCTGCAAGAAACTGTCGATCGAAGAGGGCTTCTGACGAACTGTTCTGCCGATGAGGTTTCGGACCTTTGTAGAATCACGAAAACTGGGATCGAATACTAATAGATTCGCTTGACCGTCCATTTGCCTCTCGAAGCCAACGATTGTCAAAGAGTGGCCTATCGACATTTAGTACCTAGTAAGCATACTGATGGATCGAGATTCTCCTACCTGGGTGTTGTAGATAGATTGGTGGCAGGTCCGTATGATGGATTCGGTCTTCGACGCTTGTGATACCTCCTCGAAAGTATCCTTCGATAGCTTCAAAGAGACGTTGTTTCGACTTGCCGCGTTCCTGATCCTTAAATGCTTGAACGGAGCAACTGTTACTGTTAGTTGCATGTCGAGTTTCTCATGACAGTGAACTTACGGTATCTCCAAGCTGAGAAACACAGCCTGTGCCTGGTTCTTGTTAGTCATCAGACTCCATATAAGAAGAGGTGTTGTATACCTCTGGTGTACCGATGTATTTTCTCGTCCCCTTGATGCCTCCAGTCTCTGCTCTTCCTTGGGCATTGATACCCATGTCCCAGGCATTTTCAATGAGGTCTTGGATCTGAAAGATGGTAGGAAACGTGCGCCCAAAGTGATTTGAACCTTCTCTCGAAGCGGCGATTATATTTGAAGTGAGCATCTGGATATTTCGATAGCCACAGAAACCGCCTGTCACTCGTTAGAGACCCCATATTACACAGCATTTGTCGACTCACCTTCTCGTCTCAATTTGGAAACATGTTGTACCGCAGGGTGACACAGGTAGGCTTCCTGTGTTGAAGGACTttgctcaagaagctggctTAAAACCGGCAGAACACCTCAAGAAACCGTTAGCCGCTGCTGGGTAACGTTACTAGATAGTACTTACCATCGTTGACAACCTGACCTTCATCCTTAAGAAGATCTACGAGCCAAGGGGGCATCTTTCTCTCATGCGCAAATCTGCCAAGATCGGACTTCTACTCTCGTGTTAGTCACTTCATCATAAGTATCAATAATCATGTAAAATCTCACCCCTAGACGAACGTTGGATTTAGCTCGATCGCCATTTTTATCTCGACTTGAAGAGCCTCTGCTAGTAGTCTTGGTGATACCAGCATCCTCTCTCTTGGTCTTGTGCCGTGTCCTACTACTGCTGCCGTTACTCTCCCTCCCGTGAGAGCTACGCCCGGAAAAGAGGTCCTTCCAGGCCTGGATAGGGCTGACTTTCTTGTGCTTCCGGTCTCTGTCTCTAGATGAAGACTCCGGCTTCCGGGCCACAGCGGGAGTCTGTTCCGGctctggtgctggtgctgatgctggtGCTGGCTCTGGCGTGGGCGTGGCGTCCTGCGCCTCGAGCTCGTGAAGCTCGAGATGATAAGCTAGCTCGTCCAGCCGAAGGATCTCACCGCAACCTTCTGGACACTCAATAGTGTCTCCGGAGGTGGTGGGTGGTGGTCCGTCAGCGTCTGGGTGTTGCTGCTCTATGTGCTAGTCCAGGGGAAGAATGTCTTAGTCTCAGCTAAACTCAAGTCAAGCGGTGGGAAAGAAAAGATCGGTGAGAGAGACACACCAGAATGAGTTCATATTCGTCTTGGCCCGGCTTGAAGCCGCAGAAGGGGCAAGGATCCGAGTTGGACATGGTTGATTATTTCATGAATTAAGACgagggatgagatgagaaaggtTGAGTTTAGGAACGAAGTGAGAGATGTTTCAAATGCGAGACGGAGAATAAGTTTCTATGTGTCTATGAGTTATCAAGTGCAGCTATGTTTTTGGCTGTGACAGAATGAATAAGgtcaagaacaaagaaagagTTGGACGCGGTGAGAGAGAGTGTGTGTGCGTGTGAGTGATTCAGTGTGAGCCCGTGAGTGAGGCTGTGAAGGCGGTACACGTACCACGTACCACTTCTCCAGGGTCTCACAGCGTATTCAAAGTCAAATCACGGGAAGGGCACAGCCTAAGAAATGCAGCCATTCAACTGTAGCTTGACAACACCAACCACTATATTTGAGTCCTGTAATAGTATTTACGGATACATACTCAAAATGAAACACAGCAAATGCATATACAGCAATGccaagtcagtcagtcatATACCACATGGCGCAACGTCAGTACCACAACAAAGACCGCGGATCTCTCAATAGCGTCCGGATGGTACCCTATTGCATTTGTATAGCGGGACCATCCGAATAGAGTCAAGTTCCCGTCCAAATGGATCTCACAGTAACATACAGCAcggtacagtacagtacatacaagAGACAGACCGCTCTCATGGAGGTAGGGAGGGGTTCAAAGAACTAAAGCAAGTTAGGTAGCCAAACTAACAAGGCATCATGAATTGTTGGGAACCAATTATCAACGACACCGAGAATCTGGTGCCTTGGATTTGTTCTAGAAACTTGCTTTAGACAAGGTACGTATCGGTAGTTGCAGCTCGATACATCCTTGCAAGTGTCACTCAATCCCTTCTATCAGTCAGTCATTCAAGCGGTCATGAATCAGGACATTCACCAAGcaaagtcagtcagtcagagTCAGATAGTACAACAGAAATTTTCTGATAGTAAGCAACCAAGCAGCCAATCCCAAAAACCTCCTGACCTGAACCTGAACCTGGACCCTTCCATTGATTTGAACCATGTACTCTAGTTGTTAAGGCAGGCAAAACGAGAAAGAAAATAACACACCAAAAACTTGGGCAGTTAGTAGACATCGGCATGGTACGACTTGAAACATCCTTTCTGATAGACAGCAACGGAGAATTTAACCAAAAGAGGGCACCCTATTCAAGGCCCTTGTTGTCTCAGCCCCGAATCACCTTGTGACCTCTGcgactgagactgagactgagactgtgACTGACTCCCACCCATCGTGGGACGGCCTggtctggcctggcctgACCTGGCCTGGTCAGAACTTGTGGACTGCCCCGCGGTCTGAGAAGACTTgaatcgtcatcatcgcgaTCGTGATTGTCTGGCAAAATGATAATCATGCCTCTTTGAACAGCATTCgcaattattattttttacaTCAGAATGCAATTGCTCTTGGCCGGAGCCTCGCCCGGGTTCTGCGACTTCTCAATCTGTCCGATCAAGAGCTCGAAAGCCTTGCCCACGTTCTCGTTGTATCGTGCGCTCGCCTCGGTCCAGCCGCATTGTATCTTCTCCGAGAGCTTCTGTCCGTCTTCGGGTGTCACCTGTCGTTGCTCGGGGCGCAAGTCGCTCTTGTTGCCGACGATGCAGATAGGGACCGACTCGGTGCCCTAACATTGGTGGTTCAGCTTATGGGCTGCTTGTTCCGGGTTCTGGGAGGACTTACCAGGTGGTTGAGGATCTTCTCCCGAATGACTTGCACCATCTCGAACGATGGCAGTGATGATACTGAGTAGACGAGCATGTAGCCATGGATGCCGATAAAGTGCTTGGAGTTGAGGATACTGTACTCGTCCTGGCCCGCTGTGTCGACGATCTCGGTTGAGTAATCTTGGCCCTTGTACTTGATCATCTTGCTGAAGGTATTCTCAATCGTGGGATAGTAACTGTCGACGAAGTGGCCATCGACGAATCGCACGGCTAGAGACGACTTGCCTGTGATGCGTCCACCGTCAGCAAATGTAATTGAGCATTCGGAATTAAACCGCCATCTTTTGAAAATGTGATAAAATGATTGAGAAATACTGACCGACTGAGCGGCTGCCGACAATAGCGACCTTTCTTTGCTTGGGAGAAGGCATCGTGCTACAACGTTGAGTGGCAGTGAATCAAAAGTGAAACAGCGCGTGCGTCTTCTTCGTTGTTGAACCTAAAGTTGAGTGTTGGCGCCCGAAAGG
Coding sequences within it:
- a CDS encoding hypothetical protein (EggNog:ENOG41~BUSCO:EOG09264YHS); this translates as MAAHKVNFITGNANKLREVKAILEPEIEVLSKSIDLEEVQGTLEEVTESKCRRAADLVKGPVLVEDTALCYNALSGLPGAYIKWFMTSIGHQGLNNLLAAYTDKSAEAVCTFGYCAGPGEKVILFQGRCPGKIVPPRGPPDFGWDAVFEYEGQTFAEMDKAEKNKISHRGRALAKLQAWFKDQQ
- a CDS encoding hypothetical protein (MEROPS:MER1108685), coding for MSNSDPCPFCGFKPGQDEYELILHIEQQHPDADGPPPTTSGDTIECPEGCGEILRLDELAYHLELHELEAQDATPTPEPAPASAPAPEPEQTPAVARKPESSSRDRDRKHKKVSPIQAWKDLFSGRSSHGRESNGSSSRTRHKTKREDAGITKTTSRGSSSRDKNGDRAKSNVRLGKSDLGRFAHERKMPPWLVDLLKDEGQVVNDGGFCGYRNIQMLTSNIIAASREGSNHFGRTFPTIFQIQDLIENAWDMGINAQGRAETGGIKGTRKYIGTPEAQAVFLSLEIPCSVQAFKDQERGKSKQRLFEAIEGYFRGGITSVEDRIHHTDLPPIYLQHPGHSLTIVGFERQMDGQANLLVFDPSFRDSTKVRNLIGRTVRQKPSSIDSFLQPYRRGSHYFRKYNQYEVLYLTKYAAVS
- the RHB1 gene encoding GTP-binding protein (EggNog:ENOG41) — translated: MPSPKQRKVAIVGSRSVGKSSLAVRFVDGHFVDSYYPTIENTFSKMIKYKGQDYSTEIVDTAGQDEYSILNSKHFIGIHGYMLVYSVSSLPSFEMVQVIREKILNHLGTESVPICIVGNKSDLRPEQRQVTPEDGQKLSEKIQCGWTEASARYNENVGKAFELLIGQIEKSQNPGEAPAKSNCILM